The Brassica oleracea var. oleracea cultivar TO1000 unplaced genomic scaffold, BOL UnpScaffold00851, whole genome shotgun sequence genome includes the window TCTCTTCAAAAGAATGGAGTCACTGATCAAGTCCCAGCACGCTCAGCAAGTGACCGGCCACGGCAGTAGAGCTGGTAAAACTCCGACGACAGAGATGGTACCAGCGACTACCGGGGGATTAACGATGTCATCGGACGAAAGCATGATGCTGAAGCTAATCCAACAAACACACTCCCCTGATGCTCGCGAAGTCCAAGTGCGTGGCATTCTCTCTCTCGTTGAAGATATACTTGATCGTGCCACTCTTGACTCCGACGACTCCAACGCCTCCGTTAGTATACATATACACccatgcatgcatgcatgaaTCAATAcatgtcttcttctcttttttgtgCTAAATTTTGGTGAATCAATATATGTCATTGCTGCTTTATTTCtgtgatattaaaatattaagcaCTTGTTTGAACTCGCAGATGCTCCCGTTGCCTACGGAGGATAAACTGATGCAATCAAGCATGATGAGCGTTCTTGATAGCGTCTCATACGTTATCGATCGCGTCGCCTGCGAGGTATAACTTcatttagaaattttcggtAGACTTTATTggagatatatataaatatagatagtTTAAGGTTCTcttattataacatatgttgCTTTGAATTATCTAGAATTGGAAATCCAAGTTTTAAACCATACCATGTAGATCTTGTACCACCAAAACCTAATTTTAAAAGCTAACTTGTAAACCAATAAAAGGCCAtgaatgtattaatttttatattcttgCAGATAGCCTACAAGTCTCTTACGGGATCAGACGCACATGAAATAACGATGTCAGTGTTTGAACACCTCTCGAGCTTCCACTGGCACGGCAAGCTAGTACTCGCTCTAGCCGCGTTTGCGTTGAACTACGGAGAATTCTGGCTTCTGGTTCAGTTCCACTCAAAGAACCAGCTCGCTAAGTCCCTAGCTATGCTAAAGCTCGTCCCTGTTCAGAACCGAGTGACCCTCGAGTCTGTATCCCATGGGCTCAATGATCTCATCCGTGAGATGAAGAGCGTCACCGCATGTGTAGTGGAACTCTGCGAGTTACCTGATCGCTATATTACACTGGACGATCCTCATCTATCAAGAATCATCTCTACCATCCCAATCGCTGTTTATTGGACCATAAGAAGCATCGTGGCTTGCATTTCTCAGATCAACATGATCACTGCCATGGGACACGAGTAAGaattgaattttgtttgttatatatatctaGTTATCATTTATTGCTTTGAGTAGTGACTCTAACGATAATTTACTATACCAGGATGATGAACACTCAAATGGATTCATGGGAAACGTCCATGTTAGCTAACAAGCTCAAGAACATTCATGACCATCTTGCTGAGACCTTGAGGCTTTGCTACCGTCACATAGGTTTGTAGTACGGTCTCAAATCAACACactagatctctctctctctctgtctctctctctctctctctttgctgACAAATAAAGAGTGGAATTTAACAGAGATGAAGAGGAGCTCAGAATCCTTAAAGATGTTGCATTCTCTATTCGACACAACTCACATTGATAACATGAAAATTCTCACGGCCCTGATTCATCCTAAAAACCACAGCACACCACTGCAAGATGGTTCGACCAAGAGAAAGGTTACTGTATATTATGTCAACTTTCTTTTAAGCCCATTCATGCAATCTAATCTACTGTGAATCTTGTAGGTTCACTTGGATGTGTTGAGGAGGAAGACAGTGTTGCTTCTCATCTCGGACCTCAACATATTGGAAGACGAGCTATCGATTTTCGAGCAGATATACACAGAGTCGAGGAGGAACTTGCTGGGAATAGATGGTAAGAGCCATATGCCTTACGAGGTTGTGTGGGTTCCGATAGTGGATCCTATCGAAGATTACGAAAGATATCCGAGTCTGCAGAACAAATTTGAGGCTCTCCGTGAGCCTATGCCATGGTACACAGTGGATAGTCCAAAGCTGATAGAGAGGCATGTGGTGGAGTTTATGAGAGAGAGATGGCATTTCATGAATAAGCCAATACTTGTGGTGCTTGACCCACAAGGCAATGAGGCTAGTCTCAATGCGCTTCACATGATCTGGATTTGGGGGACTGAAGCTTTCCCTTTCACTAGAACTCGTGAGGAAGAGCTCTGGAGGAGGGAGACCCTCACGCTTAACCTTATCGTTGATGGCATCGACTCTGTCATTTTCAATTGGGTACTCTGCTTTGAcctaatattaatttaatttgggGAATAGAAACTTTCCATTTTAGACACCACAGTCTCGTATCTATAAGAAATATGTTTTGGAAGTTCGATGCAAAATGAGACGATTTGATTTACAGATAAACCCGGAAAATTACATATTCTTGTACGGAGGAGATGACTTGGACTGGATAAGGAGGTTCACAATGGCGGCCAAAGCAACGGCCAAAGATTCCAGCGTGAAGCTGGAGATGGCTTATGTTGGTAAACGGAACCACAGCCACAGAGAACAGATCAGGCGGATCAGTGAAGCCGTCAGGGCTGAAAATCTGAGTCATAGCTGGGCCGAGCCTGCATTGATGTGGTTCTTCTGGGCTAGGCTCGAGAGCATGCTCTACTCCAAGATTCAACTCGGCAAAGCTGATGATCACGACGAGGTACGTACTATTACTAGCCTAGCTATATATAGAGGGCtggattgtttttgtttttgtttttgttttgataacgTACGGTATCGTTCCGTGAATTTTATCAACTAGGTGATGCAAGGAATCAAAAAGATACTAAGCTACGACAAGCTTGGAGGATGGGCACTGCTGAGCAAAGGACCTGAGATAGTGATGATAACTCACGGTGCCATTGAGAGGACTGTGACCGTCTACGACCGAACCTGGAAAACTCACGTTCCCACCAAAGGCTACACCAAGGCAATGTACGACCACCACCACGACGAGATTCTCCGGGAAACTGGGAAACCATGCAGCCACTTTGATTTCCACATCACTGCTCGGAGCGGTCGCATTCCGGAGAAGATGAACTGCTTCGAATGCCACCGTTCCATGGAGAAGTATATGAGCTTCGCTTGTTGTCACGATGATAAGCTCCTTGACCAAGACGAGAACTACAACttctagattaaaaaaaaaacaaggctATACCATGCATCATGACCTACGAGCGTCTTCCTCTTGccgattcttttttttttaacttcaaatttgaattttatttatttaaacaataattgCAATGGCTTTGTATGAGAATTGGCTAGTCCTGTAGGTTGGCCTTCACGGACAATGTTTGACTTTGATTGAAGTATTCCTGAACATTTTCAATAATAATCTATTTCTTTAATggatttatatatgatttcctctttatatatatatatatatatatatatatatatatatatatatattttttttttgcaaaacaaGATTTTGAAGCATCAATGATGGGGGTACCCACCACTTTCAAAGAAACTATtcgctttctctctctttattatgttttcatataaaaaattgaagaaatataagatgaaattttcaaaacataaaagaaaatatctacaaatcattttaaataacTTTTCAATCATAATTTGTTAacttattagtattttttgtttaacaaattttaaaaatcatcataGATGAATATGCTTTTATAATGTTTCTTCAAAATTATAGTGTTATATTTGTTGGACCCCACGAAACCAACATAcacctttttattatttctttggagttttcaatattttgctttttactgtagtaattaattatttttttggtcaaaattattatttacttatGTTCTTTTCATCTTCTAATTTACTAgtacatttttcatatattgtGTTATCtcttgtaaatgttttttttttttgtgttgggGTAGTTGATATCTCATTTTCTTGTGCATTAAATTACAGCATTTCAGTGTGCCCCTCACGTCGTCAATATCATGTTTTATATTCCTTGTTTTGAGCCATATCAATCATATCCTCTTGTGTGGTCcatttattaatctaaaatatatatattttaatttgcaaTAAAGCAAGCGTATTTGCTTATAAATAATCGTATTGGAAGCGATTGGTGATGGCGGTGAATGTTCTAGACGGCCTCAAATCTCTCTAAAGTcacaaaatcaaaccaatcATGCTCTGGTTACCTTTTCAAAATTCACAgccaaatttatattttactttcgTTTAAGGCTTTGGAAAGCAAATTCTCTAAATCACTAAGTCAAGtgcttttgaaaatattattccTCGTAATCATGTTTCTCTTCTCTGTAATAAtacctttttaatatatactatagaatatatatatatgtacctataaaatgttttcttttctctttaataatacatttttgatatatacaatatatgtttaactagtttaatataataatatatttctttacTTATATTCCCCATtaaatattatcaattatatgtaaaatatctatatagataaatatggtatataaaatataaatttcactatgtatcataattattttataatttatacattaattaatcagtttatatgttttcatttattttcattagtttgatttcagtttaaaataacgaaaacataactaaaatctttaaaataccaTTAATATTTATcgatagtttattttaatattcaaaaatctATAGCAAAAAATTCACAGCTAAAAATTCTACAGCTACAGCACAAAATCTCACGTCACAAAttctacaacaaaaaatataaagtcaCAACTGCAACCAATCAGACCGTTGTTTGGGCTATTTGCAGAGTTGTTAGTCATAGATTCACATATCCTAAACTTCCTTCTTTCAAGACTTCCATAAGTTTAGTCCAAATCAAGGCAAAACGGTTACGTATATGTCAAATGAACACAAGTGTCTAATCATAACACATGGTTTTATGAAATTACCAACTCTCCTCATCCCCTCCCACATGCTATTGTAGCAAAACACTTTGAATTATTAGTGTAAATCCTTTTGCTTGGAAGGATTTTCTTTAATAACAGACTGTCGTCCACTTCTATCAGCCGTGGATAATACACCTAGTAACTTGACACTGCTATTTAATATTAGCTCAacatctatatattaaaaagtctatTCATGATTTAGGAGATAAACTTTCAGATCAAAAGtcttatatagtttttttttgggttcttgCTTATACTCTTTGTTTTCAAGCAAGAATGTTGGTAGATATTGAAATAAAGTAAATCACAAAGAAGATACGTTGCCCAAACCTAACCCCTACACAAGCTAGACGATGGACATAGTCACATTACCTTGTCGAAAGTAGTTTTCATCTTTTGCATATTTTTAGCCTTGGAATCATGAAAAGAAACATAGAAGAATGTAAACAAACTAGTAAAAAGCCACTTGTTATAGCTGAATACTAGCAGTgtccgtctctctctctctatctcttcccaagaaaaagaagaaaaagcatCACAAGGGAATGCTATTTGCGTAGATACAGGACGACTGAGGAAGGAAGAAAGCAGATGGGAGGGGTGACATCTTCGGTGGCGGCGAAGTTCGCCTTCTTCCCGCCGAGTCCGCCGTCTTACAAGGTGGTCACGGACGAGCTGACGGGACTGTTGCTTCTCGCCCCTTTCCCACACCGAGAAAACGTGGAAATCCACAAGCTTCAGACCCGAAGAGGCACGGAGATAATGGCCATGTACGTGAGGCATCCGATGGCCACCTCGACGCTGCTCTACTCGCATGGAAACGCCACCGATCTGGGACAGATGTATAAGCTCTTCATCGAGCTTGGCATCCATCTCAAGGTTAATCTCATGGGGTatgtctttctttctttcttttgaacCTTCAAATTCTTACACACACACCCTTTTTTACTTGTGTTTGATTGGTTcttgatgatatatatatttatataaatgagtatataatttttctatttctattgATTTGGTTTTTGATTCTTCCCTAGACAACTGAGAGAccatgttattattttttataagattATTTCTTGGTTATGTTTTTCTGTGTGggaaaacagaaaaatatttttggttaaatgttGGACTAAGATTTCATGTCTTAGCTCTGCTTCAAATCAGTTAGATCATCTTCGACTTCTCTTCATCTTTTACTTCAAAACTgagtttgaattaaaaaaaagttttaatccCACTTCATTTTTTACCTCATAATGGagtaaaatattgatttattctataaatggaatattgtattttttggtttattcattACTCTATTTTCATTCCAAAATAGAGTAGGGTTAGAGCAAAACCACATTgcattttagaaagaaaaaaaaatgcagttTTAGCTTGGAATGAGTTTTGCATCGGAGATGATATTATTGCTTGCGATATatattagagaaaaagacaaaaatagcactaaatcaagtttttgttctcaaactagcactcaaggtcaaaagtcacaaaaatagcacttaatgttttatcaaaagtcacaaacttagggtttagagttaaagggtggggtttaggatttaggatttagggtttaggatttagggtttagggtttagaatttagggtttagggtttagggtttagggtttagagttgagaaatgtggttttggggataagatttcaaattttgaaaaataaaaaaattaaaattttcaaaagataaaatgctattttggtcattttagtttttgagtgctatttttgtgatataaacttagaaagatgatattttggagatttgccctatatattatttagttcaATCATGATTTGCTTTCCTGTTTTGCAGATACGATTACTCCGGGTATGGACAATCAACTGGAAAGGTTTGGTCCTCTTACCACCATCAACCTCAAGTGAttggattattattatttcatttaggACTGAacatttgtttcttcttatGATTGAAGCCGAGTGAGCATAACACGTATGCTGATATCGAAGCTGTTTATAAGTGTCTTGAAGAAACCTACGGCTCTAAACAGGAAGATGTTATCCTCTACGGCCAGTCTGTAGGGAGCGGTCCCACATTACATCTTGCTTCACAGTTCCCTTTATTGAGAGCCATCGTACTCCATAGCCCCATCCTCTCCGGTTTAAGGGTAATGTATGCCGTTAAGAAAACCTACTGGTTCGACATCTACAAGGTAACTAGAAAGAATTACTttcatttcttctttaatttgTCCCACTCTCCACatgtttgtgttttttatttGCAGAATATCGACAAAATCCCATATGTCGATTGCCCTGTTCTCATCATTCATGTAAGTTAATTAGTCACGGCTTAGGTTTTTGAGATACATTTTCGCTTTTgagtttattaaatataaatatttatacgaATAATGTGGTGCATGCAGGGAACTTCGGATGAAGTAGTGGACTGTTGTCATGGGAAACAACTATGGGAACTGTGCAAAGACAAGTATGAGCCGCTTTGGGTGGAAGGAGGGAACCACTGTGATCTTGAACAATACCCTGAATACATGAGACACCTCAAGCAGTTCATCACAACAGTAGAGAGGTTACCTTCCcggagcagcagcagcagcggcGGCGTGAGAGATGATGGACCTACTCGGAGGAGGAGTGTGGACAGGAGAGAGAAGCCGAGGCAGAGCACAGAGCGTAAGCCGCTTCCGCCAAAGAGTCAGTGGAAGAAGAGCAGCAGCAAGCTCAGGATATCTTTTGATCACCACCATCTGGATCGGTCCAGGAGAAGCCTTGACTGCCATGACAAAACTCGGAAGAGCATTGACCACTCCCATCAGGTTGAGAGGGGAAGGAAGAGTGTGGACAGGGTAGGCTCCGAGTTGTGAATGACCCACATTTTGCttctcttttttaatttattattattacgtTTTACGTATAGATGATGAGTACATAACTATTCTATACCGAACAAGTAACATGTGGCCGTGacattatttgtaattttttttttgtctctttgaATTTCCTCAGTTTGGCTTATTAAGAGATCCCTCTATCAAGCAGAGGCAAAACTATGTCTGGAACTGGAATGTGTGGAGCATAAATGCTTAATTCTACTTACATTCGTCGAAATAGTCACTATCTAAGCTGACAGCAGAAGAACACTGAGAGCACATGGCTGCTTCAGGCAGCAGTGCCCCAAGAATGGCACATGTTGTGCAAAGAAAGAAAGTATACCAAAGTTAAACTAAAAACAACCAAGATAGACAGGGAGATAATGAGGAAATGTCGTTTCCAAGATGGTGTATTTAAAtttcttgtgtgttttcttCTTAGGACTATATGTGTTTTGTCTTGTTGGTGAAGAAAAGAGAACATGTATGTTTATTACTCTTATGAAATATTTGTCCTTTTCGTAAATGAGACCATGTATAAGGAAGAACGGGTTTTGCTTCATGATAGGGGCCGTGTCTATTGTCTGGCactcaacaaacaaaaaaaccttaTCCACCACGCCTGCATTATGATCGTTGCTTAAATAAGACTGAATCACATGTGTGAAGCTTTTCTTCTAGGCAGTTACACTTGAGAAGGAGCCCTCTTCTTGCCTTTCTTTACCTCTGCTCCACCATTTTCTGCCTGCTCTGCCTTCTTCTGGGCACGGATCATTGCACGTCTTGCGCGCGGTCGCATCTCTCTCACAGTACGAGGAGGCATCACGAATGGCTCGAGTGGCTTGTCCCCAAAAGGATGCTCACTGCCTTCAAATATCCTCAGCTTCCGATCTCTGTCCTATAAAAACAAACCCACATGAAAAAAACTCAGCACATTGTTGTTGGCAAGGAACAAATCCTGAACATTGCAAGCTAATTTGTCTAGGAACAGAGACTAGCAACAAATAACCAAACAGGCAAGCTGAGAAATGATAGTGTATCGAAATGTTATCCCACCAAAGAAAAAGGTAAGCAACAATTTGACTAAATGGCCAAACCAAGTGCTCAGCAGAACCAACTTCCTCTAAATCATTACAAGACACCAAGGATCTCAAACGCTGACTCATGAGGGATTCTAAAGTGTAAAGAGTAAACAAAGAGACAGGGAACTAGTAAAACGTTTCTAAAGTGTAGTACTGACATCACGCAAATTGTTAGTTGGAAGCATGCGCCAGACAGCCTTGCGGATGACCTCGGTGGGGTCTTTGGCCATCTGATCTTTCAGACTGCGTTCTTTCAGGTGTCCAACGTACCTGTATACAAACAAAGAGGGATTTAATATTTAAGTAGAAGAAACTGGGAGGAGATACTagccaaataaaataaaaatcatgatgAATCCCTATCTTGCAAGCAGCtgaagaagatatatatatatataggaaaaaaaagaacttgcCCAGTATGCCAGCGGTAGAACTTGTCAGTGAGCTTTCTTCCAGTGATGCCGATATCCTTAGCATTGAGAACAATGCAAATATCTCCATCATCGCGGTTGGGACAATAAGTAGGCTTATCCTTGGCTTGAAGCACAGTTGATATCTGAGATGCTAGTCTACCCAGAACCTAACGTATGAAATGAAAAATGAGATCCTAGTTTTAGGGGAAGCCctgtaatgtttttttaaaaaaaacacaataaagaGAAGAAAGGTACCTGGCCTTTGGCATCAAAAACTCGCCAACGAAGACCGTCGAGATTGATACGCTTGATACCCGCCACAGCTTTCTGGCAAAATATTCAAGATCAATGCATAGCCAAAGGTCCTATTTTGATCAACGTTGTTGCATATGAAGGAAATGTAACTAAtaaacaagaaagaagaaagaagaaagaaaaaagtaagctctttgtttgtttgtttgttaccTTTAGGTTGCCACTGAATGAGGCAGCTTGAGTGGCCATCGTTATTCTGCTCCGAATGCAGCAGGAATACGTTTCTTCAGAACTACGATCCTAAAATCAATACAGACAGACATTCATCCTTTACAACTTAAATCAATATAGAAAGTCTGCAGCTATTTGCATCTGcgcaagagagaaagagagtgagaTGACTCACCGGAAGCGACGGCGGCGGCGGTGACAAGGGAATAGAGCGAGATCGAGAGCTTGGCTTGGCTTGGAAACACACACAAAGGGTTTAGGAGAAGAGGCCTCATAGGAGCGAAGGGTTGGGCCTGAAAGGGTCCATTAAATTTCCCTTTTGTTGTGTTGGGTCAGATAAATtgcatgtttatttattatgattAGAATTTAACAAAACAAGCCCACCAGAGTATGATTATTGGGCCTATTGGCCTGCTGCATCACTCATATCAGGGCTTGGCGCACGTGCGTGTGGCCGTGAGAGATGGAGGAGACCGTTGAGTCATGAGATTTTCGTTACGCCTGGAaaacagaaggaaaaaaaagagagtctaTTGGTACAAATGGAGGAGGCTCGAGCACCACCAGAACTAGCTGCTGCTTCTTCCCATGGCGGCCACTGGATTACATGTGCTATCTGCCGTCGGCTTACGCATCGGAGAGAAGCACAAGCTTTCTGTTGGAGTAGTAGTAGCCCTACCCCGAGTCTCCGTTTCTGTCACCGCTTTTAGCTCGGAGCAGCGATCGGCTAAGAGCTTCAGGGACTACCTCGAGGCGGCTAGGGATTTCATCAGACCCGAAGAGAACAGCCCCTCTCGCTGGTTCTCTCCCCTCGAAAGCAAGGCTCGATGTGACCGCGCCCCGCTCCTTCTCTTCCTACCTGGTTAGTTGAGGGGAAAATGTGCAATTGCTTTTTTTAGCTCAGATTCAGAAACTGACTACTAGTGGTGTAGGTATCGACGGAAATGGACTCGGCCTAATGAGACAGCACCAAAAACTTGGACAGTGAGTGCGCCCCCCCCCCATTCAGAAACTGACTACTAGTGGTGTAGGTATCGACGGAAATGGACTCGGCCTAATGAGACAGCACCAAAAACTTGGACAGTGGGTGCGCCCCCCCCCCCTCCTCCCCTTTCTATCgattcttcttttttgaattttccgATGGTTTAATTAATTCTGCTTTACTTTTTCCAAGGATGTTTGATATCTGGTGCCTTCACATTCCACCCAGTAATCGTACTGCATTCCCAGGTATTGCTTTCTCTCTACATTATTATTTGGTGGTGATAGTTAGTTTCTCTTTCTCTTACACTTACTGAATCCTTTAGATCTTGTCCGCATGGTCGAAACAACTGTCAAATCTGAAAGTCAGCGGTCACCTGGTAAACCCATTTATCTTGTTGGAGAATCTCTCGGTGCCTGCATTGCACTTGCCGTTGCTGCCTGCAATCCTCATATTGATCTTGTCTTGATTCTTTCTAATCCAGGTGACCTATGTTAGCCTTTCATTCATTTGTCAATCTCACTCTACTCGCTGTCTGTTTGACCTCATACATTTGCTTACATGGTTTTATGCCAACTGTTAATGCGTATGACTTTAGTGGCTGGATTATATCTCCACTTCGTGCCCAAACTCAACTGACTTTCTGACCTTGAAAAGTAGTCTCACCATCTCTTCTATTGCATTTGCAgctacatcatttgtaaactCTTCGCTGCAACATCTTCCTCCCCTGCTCAAAGTCTTGCCTCACCAACTTGATCTTGCTTTTCCTTCTGTCTTAAGCTTGATTCCAggttttcttaaaatttatccCTTCACATATTTTGGAAACAAATGAGCCCTTCCCTTAACTTAATATCATGCCACAATATATACTATAGTCTCCGCATCTCCAGAAACTGCGATCAAAATTTGGTTCAAGTGTATACTTTGATTCATGTTAACATGTGAGTTTTGGTCATTTAAGACATGGTTGTTAAGTTCTACTGTAATTTCAAGGTGGCCCTTTAAAAAGAATGATTGCTCACTGGGTCAGGGGACTTCCGGAGAACGAAACAGCTGCAAACATTTATCAAGATTTGGTGACAGCATCGACATTCACATCTGTAGGTGAAGAACTCATTTTATGGTAATTCGTTCGTTTTCCAATCTTGTCAAAATGGTTAACAATCTGCCTATGCAGATCCTGGCTGATACATTTGGGAGAGAAACACTTTTGTGGAAGCTCAAGTTGCTTGATTCCGCTTCTCTTTTTGCCAATGCACATCTTCATCTAGTACAAGCTCAGACTCTAATTCTATCCAGGTTTTTAATATCTGTTCCCTCTAATATTCGTTGGGATTTCCACCGGAGTATATCAAGTAGGTTGAGCTAACTTGTTTGCCAACCACAGCGGAAATGACCATATATTACCCAGTACATGTGAAGGCAAACGACTTCGCAGAAAGCTGCCAAAATGTGAAGTCCGTTCATTCAAAGACAACGGTCATTGCCTTTTTCTGGTATGCTCTGCTGCTTTCATTCGAATACAATGGCCAAATACTGAATATTATCTCACTTATAAAATGCTTCGTGAACATCTCCTTTTGCTTTTGGATATGACAGGAGGACGGCATTGATCTGGTCAGTATCATTAAGGCCACTTCTTTTTACCGGCGTGGGCGTTATCAGGATTACATCTCCGACTTCATCCCACCAACCATCTCTGAATTTAACAAATGTTATGGCGTCAACAGGTTCCTACCTACACATACATATAATGTCTTAAAATTTCTtgcatgattaaaaaaaaaaaactgattgtTTGATCTTTGCTTTTTCTGTTTGTAACGAGATAGGCTCCTTGAGGTGATCATGGGCCCTGTGTTTCTGTCGACTACAGTAGATGGGAAAGTGGTGAGGGGGCTTGGGGGAATACCATCGGAAGGACCTGTACTACTAGTAGGAAATCATATGCTACTGGCGAGTGACAAAATATCACTCCCAGGTCAATTTGTTCACGAGAGGAACATCAATTTGCGGCCTCTTGTGCATCCGATGATGTTTACAAGAATGAGGGATGGATTGTTACCTGATGTGTCTGGTTACGACACACTCAGAATGATGGGGTCGGTG containing:
- the LOC106320213 gene encoding alpha/beta hydrolase domain-containing protein 17C-like, with the translated sequence MGGVTSSVAAKFAFFPPSPPSYKVVTDELTGLLLLAPFPHRENVEIHKLQTRRGTEIMAMYVRHPMATSTLLYSHGNATDLGQMYKLFIELGIHLKVNLMGYDYSGYGQSTGKPSEHNTYADIEAVYKCLEETYGSKQEDVILYGQSVGSGPTLHLASQFPLLRAIVLHSPILSGLRVMYAVKKTYWFDIYKNIDKIPYVDCPVLIIHGTSDEVVDCCHGKQLWELCKDKYEPLWVEGGNHCDLEQYPEYMRHLKQFITTVERLPSRSSSSSGGVRDDGPTRRRSVDRREKPRQSTERKPLPPKSQWKKSSSKLRISFDHHHLDRSRRSLDCHDKTRKSIDHSHQVERGRKSVDRFGLLRDPSIKQRQNYVWNWNVWSINA
- the LOC106320202 gene encoding protein SIEVE ELEMENT OCCLUSION B-like — encoded protein: MESLIKSQHAQQVTGHGSRAGKTPTTEMVPATTGGLTMSSDESMMLKLIQQTHSPDAREVQVRGILSLVEDILDRATLDSDDSNASMLPLPTEDKLMQSSMMSVLDSVSYVIDRVACEIAYKSLTGSDAHEITMSVFEHLSSFHWHGKLVLALAAFALNYGEFWLLVQFHSKNQLAKSLAMLKLVPVQNRVTLESVSHGLNDLIREMKSVTACVVELCELPDRYITLDDPHLSRIISTIPIAVYWTIRSIVACISQINMITAMGHEMMNTQMDSWETSMLANKLKNIHDHLAETLRLCYRHIEMKRSSESLKMLHSLFDTTHIDNMKILTALIHPKNHSTPLQDGSTKRKVHLDVLRRKTVLLLISDLNILEDELSIFEQIYTESRRNLLGIDGKSHMPYEVVWVPIVDPIEDYERYPSLQNKFEALREPMPWYTVDSPKLIERHVVEFMRERWHFMNKPILVVLDPQGNEASLNALHMIWIWGTEAFPFTRTREEELWRRETLTLNLIVDGIDSVIFNWINPENYIFLYGGDDLDWIRRFTMAAKATAKDSSVKLEMAYVGKRNHSHREQIRRISEAVRAENLSHSWAEPALMWFFWARLESMLYSKIQLGKADDHDEVMQGIKKILSYDKLGGWALLSKGPEIVMITHGAIERTVTVYDRTWKTHVPTKGYTKAMYDHHHDEILRETGKPCSHFDFHITARSGRIPEKMNCFECHRSMEKYMSFACCHDDKLLDQDENYNF
- the LOC106320214 gene encoding 50S ribosomal protein L13-like, producing MATQAASFSGNLKKAVAGIKRINLDGLRWRVFDAKGQVLGRLASQISTVLQAKDKPTYCPNRDDGDICIVLNAKDIGITGRKLTDKFYRWHTGYVGHLKERSLKDQMAKDPTEVIRKAVWRMLPTNNLRDDRDRKLRIFEGSEHPFGDKPLEPFVMPPRTVREMRPRARRAMIRAQKKAEQAENGGAEVKKGKKRAPSQV